From Roseburia hominis, the proteins below share one genomic window:
- a CDS encoding glutamate synthase subunit beta gives MGKATGFMDYNRKDQAAEDAMKRIRHFREFHTPLSKEEQEIQGARCMSCGVPFCQAGQMIAGMASGCPLHNLVPEWNDLIYHGNWEEAYYRLVKTNNFPEFTSRVCPALCEAACTCNLHDEPVSTKANEYGIIENAYEKGYAKANPPKVRTGKKVAVIGSGPAGLAAADQLNKRGHLVTVFEREDRPGGLLRYGIPNMKLEKQIVDRKIAVMEEEGIVFRTGCDVGKDVKVSSILKEFDRIILACGAANPRDIKVPGRDAKGIYFAVDFLKSTTKCLWNHEMNLEDGEYISAKGKKVMVIGGGDTGNDCVGTSIRHGAKSVLQLEMMPKLPEQRAETNPWPEWPRVCKTDYGQQEAIALWGHDPRVYQTTVKEFVKDKDGNLVKAVLVKLESRKDEKTGRMKMAEIPGSEYTVEVDLVLIAAGFLGSQEYVTKAFGVEVNERINVKTLPGAYKTNQPNIFTAGDMHRGQSLVVWAIREGREAACQVDMDLMGYTNLSVQ, from the coding sequence ATGGGAAAAGCGACTGGATTTATGGATTATAACAGGAAGGATCAGGCTGCGGAAGACGCCATGAAAAGGATCAGGCATTTCCGGGAATTCCATACGCCTTTATCGAAGGAAGAGCAGGAAATACAGGGGGCGCGCTGCATGTCCTGCGGCGTTCCGTTCTGCCAGGCCGGACAGATGATCGCCGGTATGGCAAGCGGCTGCCCGCTTCACAATCTGGTGCCGGAATGGAACGACCTGATTTATCACGGAAACTGGGAAGAGGCATATTATCGGCTGGTGAAGACCAACAATTTCCCGGAATTTACCTCCCGGGTATGCCCGGCGCTCTGCGAGGCGGCGTGTACCTGCAACCTGCACGATGAACCGGTGTCTACGAAGGCAAATGAATATGGGATTATTGAAAATGCGTATGAGAAGGGGTATGCGAAAGCGAACCCTCCGAAGGTGCGCACCGGAAAGAAGGTGGCGGTAATAGGCTCCGGCCCCGCAGGACTTGCGGCGGCTGACCAGCTGAATAAAAGAGGACATCTGGTGACCGTGTTTGAGCGGGAGGACCGGCCGGGAGGCTTGCTCCGCTACGGGATCCCGAATATGAAGCTGGAAAAGCAGATCGTTGACCGGAAAATCGCCGTGATGGAGGAGGAAGGAATCGTATTTCGCACGGGCTGCGATGTGGGAAAAGATGTGAAGGTTTCTTCTATATTAAAAGAATTTGACCGGATCATTCTTGCCTGCGGTGCAGCGAATCCAAGGGATATCAAGGTGCCGGGACGAGACGCAAAGGGAATCTATTTTGCGGTGGACTTTCTGAAGTCAACGACAAAATGTCTCTGGAATCACGAGATGAACCTGGAGGATGGGGAATATATTTCCGCAAAGGGGAAGAAGGTCATGGTGATCGGAGGCGGCGATACTGGGAACGACTGTGTGGGAACGTCCATTCGTCACGGGGCAAAGTCGGTCCTGCAGCTTGAGATGATGCCAAAACTTCCGGAGCAGAGAGCGGAGACGAATCCCTGGCCCGAGTGGCCCAGAGTCTGTAAGACGGACTATGGTCAGCAGGAGGCAATCGCACTTTGGGGGCATGATCCGAGAGTGTACCAGACTACGGTCAAGGAATTTGTCAAAGATAAAGATGGAAACCTGGTAAAGGCTGTTCTTGTGAAGCTGGAGAGCCGAAAAGATGAGAAGACCGGGCGTATGAAAATGGCAGAGATTCCGGGCAGCGAGTATACGGTAGAAGTGGATCTTGTACTGATTGCAGCGGGATTTCTCGGAAGCCAGGAGTATGTGACGAAGGCCTTTGGGGTGGAAGTAAATGAGCGGATCAATGTGAAAACACTGCCGGGAGCCTATAAGACGAATCAGCCCAATATTTTTACTGCCGGTGATATGCACAGGGGCCAGTCCCTGGTCGTGTGGGCAATCCGGGAAGGAAGAGAGGCAGCCTGCCAGGTGGATATGGATCTGATGGGATATACGAATCTGTCTGTGCAGTAG
- a CDS encoding VOC family protein, with protein MNFTFNHNNLNVLDLDKSIRFYQEALGLKVLREKEAADGSFKLVFLGDGTTLHQLELTWLKEMDRPYDLGDNEFHLAFTVDDMEAALAHHKEMNCVCFENPSMGIYFIEDPDGYWIEIVPAR; from the coding sequence ATGAATTTTACATTTAACCACAACAATCTGAACGTGCTGGATCTGGACAAATCCATCCGTTTTTATCAGGAAGCTCTTGGACTTAAGGTGCTCCGCGAAAAGGAGGCTGCGGACGGCAGCTTCAAGCTCGTGTTTTTAGGCGACGGGACTACACTGCATCAACTCGAGCTGACCTGGCTTAAGGAAATGGACCGGCCATACGACCTTGGTGACAACGAATTTCACCTTGCCTTCACCGTAGATGATATGGAGGCGGCTCTCGCCCATCATAAAGAAATGAATTGTGTCTGCTTCGAGAATCCCTCTATGGGAATTTACTTCATCGAAGATCCCGACGGTTACTGGATAGAAATCGTGCCAGCCAGATAA
- a CDS encoding NlpC/P60 family protein yields MKKFGRTVLVSLLTSAMIVTPVCAEPSVDDLKESKQEAQSEVNALQQELQALLEKMSKLEKDLVQKGQDISKAEEDLAAAEAKEKQQYEDMKLRIKYMYEEGNGSMVEALMSSSDFTELLNKAEYVRDIHSYDRQMLQEYVETKKQIADLKASLEKEMADMEQMQEEYKKEETSLNSTLTAKQAEVADLEVQLQKAAEAAAKKAREEAEAKKRQEEEAKKKNENTINQNNDSSGDSSDQGSYDVGGSNDNSGDDYTPPSSSGSGSAVVSAAQAYLGTPYVYGGSSHSGIDCSGLVMRALQAIGVYVDHSSASIGGGGRAVSDPQPGDIVCYVGHVGIYVGGGQMIHAPQPGQSVCYTNINYAPHWFRRYW; encoded by the coding sequence ATGAAAAAATTTGGAAGAACAGTGCTGGTATCATTACTTACAAGTGCGATGATCGTTACACCCGTTTGCGCGGAACCAAGCGTTGACGACTTAAAGGAGAGCAAACAGGAAGCGCAGAGCGAGGTGAACGCACTTCAGCAGGAGTTACAGGCACTTTTAGAAAAGATGAGTAAGCTGGAAAAGGATCTGGTTCAAAAAGGACAGGACATCAGCAAAGCCGAGGAGGATCTTGCGGCAGCCGAAGCCAAAGAAAAACAGCAGTATGAAGATATGAAGCTGCGAATCAAATATATGTATGAAGAAGGCAACGGCAGTATGGTGGAGGCTCTGATGTCGTCGAGCGATTTTACAGAGCTTTTGAACAAGGCCGAATATGTGAGGGATATACATAGCTATGACCGTCAGATGCTTCAGGAATACGTAGAGACGAAGAAACAGATTGCGGACCTGAAGGCATCTCTGGAAAAAGAGATGGCTGATATGGAGCAGATGCAGGAAGAGTATAAGAAGGAAGAGACAAGCCTTAACAGCACGCTGACTGCTAAGCAGGCGGAAGTGGCGGATTTGGAAGTACAGCTTCAGAAGGCGGCTGAGGCAGCTGCCAAGAAGGCAAGAGAGGAAGCAGAGGCCAAGAAGAGGCAGGAAGAAGAAGCGAAAAAGAAGAATGAGAATACAATCAACCAGAATAATGACAGTTCTGGCGACAGCAGTGATCAAGGCTCATACGATGTTGGCGGAAGCAATGATAACAGTGGAGATGACTATACACCGCCTTCAAGCAGTGGCAGTGGAAGTGCAGTGGTGAGCGCGGCACAGGCATATCTGGGTACGCCTTATGTGTATGGAGGCAGCAGCCATTCCGGTATTGATTGTTCGGGACTTGTTATGAGAGCCTTACAGGCAATCGGTGTCTATGTGGATCATTCATCTGCTTCAATCGGAGGTGGTGGACGCGCTGTATCAGATCCACAGCCGGGAGATATTGTATGTTATGTCGGACATGTGGGAATTTATGTGGGCGGCGGTCAGATGATTCATGCACCGCAGCCGGGGCAGTCGGTTTGCTATACGAATATAAATTATGCACCGCACTGGTTCAGAAGATATTGGTAA
- a CDS encoding NlpC/P60 family protein codes for MKNRYFRTLIASLVMSSFFATTVAAAPDADAIKKQRDAAQSQVNSLQSELTAVLTKINDLEEKLIEKGEEISKATEDLAAAEEKEKQQYEDMKLRIKYMYEEGNNTALERITKSGSISELLSQAEYVQSVHNYDRKQLEEYVKTKEEIASLKDKLEKEEKELEKTQKEFTAQQTSLNATLSAKQAEVADLDQQFQAAVEAAAREAEEKARREREQAEKEAREKEEREKASQSQTNTGNNQNSNSNTNGDSSNNTTTNNQTGNSTSPTNNNNTNNNNNSSNNNNSTSTEKPSNTPTNNTSNSSNTGNTSVASAIVSAAWGQIGTPYVWGGTSPGKGLDCSGLTQYCHRVAGISIPRTSGPQGAGGKAVSNPQPGDIVCYVGHVGIYIGNGQMIHAPQPGDVVKVQKVYGNPWYRRYW; via the coding sequence ATGAAGAATAGGTATTTCCGTACGCTCATAGCATCACTTGTTATGAGTTCTTTTTTCGCAACTACGGTAGCGGCGGCACCGGATGCAGATGCGATCAAGAAACAACGTGATGCGGCGCAGAGTCAGGTGAATTCCCTGCAGTCAGAATTGACGGCAGTGCTGACCAAGATCAATGACCTGGAAGAAAAGTTGATTGAAAAAGGTGAGGAGATCAGCAAAGCGACCGAAGATCTTGCGGCAGCGGAGGAAAAAGAAAAGCAGCAGTATGAGGATATGAAGCTGCGAATTAAATATATGTATGAGGAAGGCAACAATACTGCGTTGGAGAGGATTACTAAGTCCGGCAGTATCAGCGAACTTTTAAGTCAGGCTGAATATGTTCAGAGCGTACATAATTATGATAGAAAACAGCTGGAAGAATATGTAAAGACGAAAGAGGAAATCGCGTCCCTGAAGGACAAGCTGGAGAAGGAAGAAAAAGAACTGGAAAAGACACAGAAAGAATTTACGGCACAGCAGACTTCCCTGAACGCTACCCTTTCTGCGAAACAGGCAGAGGTTGCAGACCTTGACCAGCAGTTCCAGGCAGCAGTGGAAGCGGCTGCGAGGGAAGCTGAGGAGAAGGCCAGAAGAGAGCGTGAACAGGCAGAAAAAGAGGCGCGCGAGAAGGAAGAGCGTGAGAAAGCCAGCCAGAGTCAGACGAATACGGGAAATAATCAAAACTCAAATTCCAATACGAATGGAGATTCTTCCAATAATACGACTACGAACAATCAGACAGGTAATAGTACAAGCCCGACGAATAATAACAACACCAATAATAATAACAATAGCAGTAATAATAACAATAGTACATCGACCGAGAAGCCATCCAATACGCCGACTAATAACACTTCCAATTCATCAAACACTGGGAATACTTCTGTAGCGTCTGCAATTGTGAGTGCAGCGTGGGGGCAGATTGGTACGCCGTATGTATGGGGCGGGACATCTCCTGGAAAAGGACTTGATTGTTCCGGACTTACCCAGTATTGTCACCGTGTTGCAGGAATTTCAATTCCCAGAACCTCCGGACCGCAGGGCGCCGGTGGAAAAGCAGTATCGAATCCGCAGCCGGGAGATATTGTATGTTATGTAGGACATGTTGGTATTTACATAGGCAATGGCCAGATGATTCATGCACCCCAGCCGGGAGATGTGGTAAAGGTGCAGAAGGTCTACGGTAATCCCTGGTACAGAAGATACTGGTAG